In one Nostoc sp. KVJ3 genomic region, the following are encoded:
- a CDS encoding TldD/PmbA family protein, whose protein sequence is MLTSTLLLSNQLPTLQYSSTPERFDETWEAPLATLLGLGRAAGADFIELFLERRNYISCLAEDDSITSISPSLSTGAGVRVFRGKADCYVSTNDLSFSGLKAALEKGLSILGLQLPTAKAFIPEINLELLRDYATKRGKDAWLPVCSSIREMGEILLDGTANLKQKASHVQSRRASYFRDWQEVLIAASDGTFARDIRLTQSVGFNLLCADGANRTSIGDRAGNTSDANFLRTWDSQQAAEKIAESAGKMLYADYVESGTYPTIMANHFGGVIFHEACGHLLETTQIERNTTPFADKKGEKIAHESLTAWDEGRSDKAFGTIDMDDEGMPAQRTLLIEKGVLKNFLADRTGSARTGHPRTGSGRRQNYTFAAASRMRNTYIDSGEYSTDDLFASVDKGIYCKKMGGGSVGATGQFNFSVDEAYLIENGKITKPLKGAILIGEAKEIMNKISMCSQDLEIAPGFCGSVSGSIYTTVGQPHIKVDSITVGGR, encoded by the coding sequence ATGCTTACAAGTACGCTACTTCTCTCGAATCAACTTCCCACCCTCCAATACTCTTCCACACCAGAGCGTTTCGATGAAACCTGGGAAGCTCCCCTGGCTACCCTTCTGGGATTAGGACGCGCCGCCGGCGCTGACTTCATCGAATTATTTTTAGAACGTCGCAACTATATTAGTTGTCTGGCAGAAGACGATTCCATCACGAGTATTTCACCCAGTCTGTCTACAGGCGCGGGAGTCAGAGTGTTTCGTGGCAAAGCCGATTGCTATGTCAGCACCAATGACCTTTCTTTTTCCGGTTTGAAAGCAGCTTTAGAAAAAGGTCTTTCTATCTTAGGATTGCAATTACCCACTGCTAAAGCTTTCATCCCAGAAATAAATCTAGAACTACTGAGAGATTACGCCACCAAAAGAGGCAAAGATGCATGGCTACCAGTATGTAGCTCAATCCGCGAAATGGGAGAAATCCTCCTTGATGGGACTGCCAACTTGAAGCAAAAAGCTAGCCACGTGCAATCACGCCGTGCTAGCTATTTCCGGGATTGGCAAGAAGTCTTAATCGCCGCCAGTGATGGTACTTTTGCCCGTGATATCCGTCTTACCCAGTCAGTAGGATTTAACCTATTGTGTGCTGATGGTGCTAATCGTACCTCAATTGGCGATCGCGCAGGTAATACTAGCGATGCCAATTTCTTGAGAACTTGGGATTCTCAACAAGCCGCCGAAAAAATAGCAGAATCTGCCGGCAAAATGCTCTATGCCGATTACGTAGAATCGGGTACTTACCCGACTATTATGGCCAATCACTTTGGCGGCGTAATCTTCCATGAAGCTTGCGGACACCTGCTAGAAACCACTCAAATCGAACGCAATACCACTCCTTTTGCTGACAAAAAAGGCGAAAAAATTGCCCACGAAAGCTTGACAGCTTGGGACGAAGGGCGCTCTGACAAAGCCTTTGGGACAATTGACATGGATGACGAAGGTATGCCAGCTCAAAGAACATTATTAATTGAAAAAGGCGTTCTCAAAAACTTCTTAGCAGATAGAACAGGTTCTGCACGCACCGGACACCCCAGAACTGGAAGTGGCCGCCGCCAAAATTATACCTTTGCTGCTGCTAGCCGAATGCGTAATACTTATATTGATTCTGGCGAATATAGCACCGATGATTTATTTGCCTCTGTTGATAAAGGTATTTACTGTAAAAAGATGGGTGGCGGTAGTGTTGGTGCTACAGGTCAATTTAACTTTAGTGTTGATGAAGCTTATTTGATTGAAAATGGCAAAATCACTAAACCGCTAAAGGGAGCAATTTTAATTGGAGAAGCTAAGGAAATTATGAATAAAATTTCTATGTGTTCCCAAGATTTGGAAATTGCCCCAGGTTTTTGCGGCTCTGTGAGTGGAAGTATTTACACCACAGTCGGACAACCCCACATCAAAGTTGATTCTATTACCGTCGGTGGACGATAA
- a CDS encoding vWA domain-containing protein: MMSDRDYTLIIDKSGSMSTPDQVGGKSRWEIAQESTLALARKAEQFDPDGITVYVFSGRFKRYDDVNSAKVAQIFLENDPAGTTNLAGVLQDALNNYFQRKAAGKTKPNGETILVITDGEPDDRKAVFEVIIHATRQMERDEELGISIIQVGSDAQATKFLKALDDQLQSVGAKFDICDTVTLDDLEEMSLIDVLKNAITD, from the coding sequence ATGATGAGCGATCGCGACTACACATTAATCATTGATAAAAGCGGTAGTATGTCCACACCCGACCAAGTGGGTGGTAAAAGTAGATGGGAAATCGCCCAGGAGTCTACTCTCGCTTTGGCAAGAAAGGCCGAACAGTTTGACCCAGATGGCATCACTGTTTATGTGTTTTCCGGTAGATTTAAACGCTACGATGATGTTAATTCAGCCAAAGTCGCACAGATATTTCTCGAAAATGACCCTGCTGGGACAACAAACTTAGCAGGTGTACTCCAGGATGCCCTCAATAACTACTTTCAACGCAAAGCTGCCGGTAAAACCAAGCCGAACGGAGAAACAATTTTAGTCATTACAGATGGTGAACCAGACGATCGCAAAGCTGTATTTGAAGTCATCATTCATGCTACTCGCCAGATGGAACGTGATGAAGAATTAGGAATTTCGATCATTCAAGTAGGTTCAGATGCCCAAGCAACTAAGTTCCTCAAAGCTTTGGATGACCAGTTGCAAAGTGTTGGCGCTAAATTTGATATTTGCGACACGGTTACTTTAGACGATTTAGAAGAAATGAGTCTTATCGATGTATTGAAAAATGCAATCACAGACTAA
- a CDS encoding vWA domain-containing protein has translation MLENRDYTLIIDKSGSMATQDQKGGRSRWVAAQESTLALASKCEQFDPDGITIYVFSGKFKRYENVTSSIVPQIFRENDPSGTTDLAGVLKHATDDYLQRKAAGQTKPNGETILVVTDGEPDDRKAVMKVIIEASRRIDRDEELAISFIQVGKDVQATRFLKVLDDELQSAGAKFDICDTITMEDMEDMSLSEVLLNAIND, from the coding sequence ATGCTAGAAAATCGTGACTATACCTTGATTATTGACAAAAGCGGCAGCATGGCAACCCAAGACCAAAAGGGTGGTAGAAGTAGATGGGTTGCGGCTCAAGAATCTACTTTAGCTTTAGCTAGTAAGTGTGAGCAATTTGACCCAGACGGCATTACCATTTATGTATTTTCTGGTAAATTTAAGCGATATGAAAATGTCACATCTAGCATAGTACCACAAATTTTCCGAGAAAATGATCCCTCTGGTACAACTGATTTGGCAGGTGTGTTAAAACACGCAACTGATGATTATTTACAACGCAAAGCAGCTGGTCAAACAAAGCCAAATGGTGAAACAATTTTAGTGGTTACTGATGGTGAACCGGACGATCGCAAAGCAGTGATGAAAGTAATTATTGAAGCTTCTCGCCGCATCGATCGAGATGAAGAATTAGCAATTTCTTTCATTCAAGTCGGTAAAGATGTACAAGCTACCCGCTTTCTCAAAGTCTTAGACGATGAACTCCAAAGTGCTGGTGCTAAGTTTGATATCTGTGACACAATTACTATGGAAGATATGGAAGATATGAGTTTATCAGAAGTTCTCCTCAATGCCATTAATGACTAG
- a CDS encoding salt stress protein, Slr1339 family, producing the protein MDSIDKLLAELQTEYQEIKPQQQQSKSATAKSLIAQSPKSASFIDNLLAEVKADFAEEDTAIELKKQQELEQERVRQEQIKAKQLEVLKVQAKEWLAKVDPLSSEGLWFERFAESYSSKLEAAIEYLRNN; encoded by the coding sequence ATGGATTCCATTGATAAGCTGTTAGCTGAACTCCAAACTGAATACCAAGAAATCAAACCACAACAGCAGCAGTCAAAATCAGCTACAGCCAAATCTTTGATCGCACAATCGCCAAAGTCGGCATCTTTTATAGATAATCTTTTGGCAGAAGTTAAGGCTGATTTTGCCGAAGAGGATACTGCTATTGAGTTAAAAAAACAGCAAGAACTCGAACAGGAACGAGTTCGGCAAGAACAAATTAAAGCCAAACAATTAGAGGTTTTGAAGGTACAGGCAAAAGAATGGTTAGCCAAAGTAGATCCACTTTCATCAGAAGGACTTTGGTTTGAAAGGTTTGCTGAAAGTTACTCCTCAAAATTAGAGGCAGCGATTGAATATTTAAGAAACAACTAA
- a CDS encoding winged helix-turn-helix transcriptional regulator: protein MKAEAENNSRLTCEVETTLKVIGGRWKVLIIRELMVGVKRFGELQRALPGVTQKVLTQQLREMEEDGVIHREVYPQIPPKVEYSLTPLGETLQPILYAMHEWAIQHLAVTNHHQ, encoded by the coding sequence ATGAAAGCTGAAGCAGAAAATAATAGTCGGCTGACTTGTGAAGTAGAAACTACCCTAAAAGTGATTGGCGGACGCTGGAAAGTTTTGATTATTAGAGAATTAATGGTTGGTGTCAAACGGTTTGGTGAGTTACAACGGGCTTTACCCGGAGTTACGCAAAAGGTGTTAACCCAACAACTTAGAGAAATGGAGGAAGACGGCGTTATTCATCGAGAAGTTTATCCTCAAATTCCACCAAAGGTAGAATATTCACTGACACCTTTAGGAGAAACTTTGCAACCAATTCTCTATGCTATGCATGAATGGGCTATTCAACATTTAGCTGTAACAAATCACCATCAATAA
- a CDS encoding ferritin-like domain-containing protein, translating into MNFLTHILHLAGSGAFAYYSAAQIRDLKTRPNILAGFYFAESGSVPFLSALSDRSAAEGDTWLAEKLAKHASDETKHGQIFAHALQQMNKQVIDFKRQPQTPSPSKSQQQRSPFFAAFFEGYTQEQLKPAVIDWDVFMASTYILELDASKDFVRMAKVLPDNDSTARNLKLGMLCIAQDETTHAAYLYEAMMRRMSPTKVEKLVDMWRTRKVNALLAMVGGILQRNGETRSLVQDSAPSEIDSELLAT; encoded by the coding sequence ATGAACTTCTTAACTCACATTTTGCATTTAGCTGGCTCAGGAGCCTTTGCCTATTACTCTGCTGCTCAAATTCGTGATTTAAAAACCCGTCCCAACATCCTGGCAGGGTTTTATTTTGCTGAATCTGGTTCTGTGCCCTTTTTATCCGCACTTAGCGATCGCTCCGCAGCCGAAGGCGATACATGGCTAGCCGAAAAACTGGCAAAACATGCATCAGATGAGACTAAGCATGGTCAAATTTTTGCCCACGCCTTACAACAAATGAATAAACAAGTTATAGATTTCAAGCGTCAACCCCAAACTCCATCCCCAAGCAAATCGCAACAGCAGCGTAGTCCCTTTTTTGCAGCCTTTTTTGAAGGCTACACCCAAGAACAGCTAAAACCTGCTGTTATTGACTGGGATGTGTTTATGGCTAGCACATATATTCTTGAGTTAGATGCTAGTAAAGACTTTGTGCGAATGGCGAAAGTATTACCTGATAACGATTCAACGGCTCGTAACTTAAAGTTAGGAATGCTTTGTATTGCCCAAGATGAAACTACACACGCGGCTTATCTTTACGAAGCGATGATGCGACGGATGTCTCCTACCAAAGTGGAAAAACTTGTAGATATGTGGCGAACTCGGAAAGTAAATGCTTTGTTAGCAATGGTTGGTGGTATCCTTCAGCGTAATGGTGAAACGCGATCGCTAGTCCAAGATAGTGCGCCGTCAGAAATCGATTCTGAGTTGCTCGCTACGTAA
- a CDS encoding thermonuclease family protein, with the protein MKKLTKPVRFWLCATIIFFGLIGCDRFNANSGEPVERVSDGDTIVVKDTNGKNFTVRFACVDAPEIAHTNKEKQSKRTSDRNQFNWGVKAQERVQQLVQQGRDRVTLNITDSDRYGRKIAEVRLQNGTFVQQVLLQEGLAKVYRPYLNKCPSKDLVQQAEAEAKEQRLGVWSDAKFVNPWEYRSLSKK; encoded by the coding sequence ATGAAGAAATTAACTAAACCAGTACGATTTTGGCTTTGTGCAACTATCATCTTTTTCGGTTTGATAGGTTGCGATCGCTTTAATGCTAATTCTGGAGAACCAGTTGAGCGTGTGAGTGATGGCGATACCATAGTAGTGAAAGATACCAATGGTAAAAATTTTACCGTGCGCTTTGCTTGTGTAGATGCGCCAGAAATAGCCCATACCAACAAAGAAAAGCAGAGTAAACGCACTAGCGATCGCAATCAATTTAATTGGGGTGTGAAAGCTCAAGAACGGGTGCAACAACTGGTGCAACAAGGACGCGATCGCGTGACTCTAAATATCACAGATAGCGATCGCTATGGACGCAAAATTGCCGAAGTCCGTTTACAAAATGGCACTTTTGTGCAGCAGGTCTTGTTACAAGAAGGGTTGGCAAAAGTGTATCGTCCTTATTTAAATAAGTGTCCTAGCAAAGACTTAGTTCAACAAGCCGAAGCTGAGGCAAAGGAACAACGCCTTGGTGTTTGGAGTGATGCTAAATTTGTTAACCCTTGGGAATATCGCAGCCTATCGAAAAAGTAG
- a CDS encoding carbohydrate ABC transporter permease — translation MPKKMYTTKSWLDNDTVAAWTFLTPALILLGVFIVWPIAYLFYLSFTAGSFTLKGTYWIGLKNYWRLLLNPDFWQVLGNTFYFTVATIVPSLVISLGLAVLLNRSIPLRGILRSAYFLPSIISLVAAGLGFRWLFQISGPVNGLLNFFSIAAIPWLGDTFWAMPVIILMSIWKQLGFNMVVFLAGLQAIPPSRYEAADLDGANAWQQFWYITLPGLRPTVIFAIITTAIFTLRSFEQVFVMTGGGPLNSTNLLVYYIYEEAFGQFDFGYAAAAATVLLAVTLVLVYLQLQTWREE, via the coding sequence ATGCCAAAAAAAATGTATACTACTAAGTCGTGGTTGGATAATGATACAGTAGCCGCCTGGACTTTTCTCACACCAGCCCTAATTTTACTGGGTGTTTTTATCGTTTGGCCGATCGCTTATTTGTTTTATCTCAGCTTCACGGCTGGGAGTTTTACCTTAAAAGGGACTTATTGGATAGGCTTAAAAAATTATTGGCGCTTGCTACTCAACCCCGATTTCTGGCAAGTTCTGGGTAACACCTTTTATTTTACTGTTGCGACTATCGTTCCCAGTTTAGTTATCTCCTTGGGATTGGCAGTGCTATTAAACCGTTCCATTCCCTTGCGCGGCATTCTACGGAGTGCCTATTTTCTACCTTCAATTATCTCACTTGTGGCAGCTGGTTTAGGATTTCGCTGGCTGTTTCAAATATCAGGGCCAGTGAACGGACTTTTAAATTTTTTTAGTATTGCAGCTATACCTTGGTTAGGAGATACATTTTGGGCAATGCCAGTAATTATTTTAATGAGTATTTGGAAACAACTGGGTTTCAATATGGTAGTTTTTTTAGCAGGGTTGCAAGCCATTCCTCCTAGTCGTTATGAAGCCGCAGATTTGGATGGAGCAAATGCTTGGCAACAGTTTTGGTATATTACTCTGCCTGGATTGCGCCCAACTGTGATATTTGCAATCATCACTACTGCAATTTTTACATTACGGAGTTTTGAGCAAGTTTTTGTGATGACTGGCGGAGGCCCTCTGAATTCGACTAATTTGCTGGTTTACTACATTTACGAAGAGGCTTTTGGTCAATTTGATTTTGGTTATGCCGCTGCCGCCGCGACGGTTTTACTAGCAGTGACGTTGGTACTGGTTTATTTGCAACTGCAAACTTGGAGAGAGGAGTAG
- the purN gene encoding phosphoribosylglycinamide formyltransferase, with protein MTLRPDSTLSLVSPSASDICQQVTPLKLGIMASGNGSNFDVVAQAIQDGQLNAQIQVLIYNNPSAKAAVRAANRGVEAVLLNHRNYKIREELDEKIVQTLHYYDVEWVILAGWMRLLTSVFIDAFPERIINIHPSLLPSFKGIHAVEQALAAGVKITGCTAHLACLEMDSGPILMQAAVPVLPDDTAETLHARIQIQEHRILPLAIALAASSSSLNLS; from the coding sequence ATGACCCTCCGCCCTGATTCTACCCTTAGCTTGGTTTCTCCTAGCGCTAGCGATATTTGCCAACAAGTCACCCCTTTAAAACTGGGAATTATGGCTTCTGGAAATGGCAGCAATTTTGATGTAGTTGCCCAAGCTATCCAAGATGGACAGCTAAATGCCCAAATTCAAGTTTTAATTTATAACAACCCTTCGGCGAAAGCAGCCGTAAGAGCAGCTAATAGAGGTGTAGAAGCTGTTTTGTTAAATCATCGCAACTATAAAATTCGTGAAGAGTTGGATGAGAAAATTGTGCAGACATTGCACTACTATGATGTAGAGTGGGTGATTTTGGCGGGTTGGATGCGATTATTAACATCAGTTTTCATTGATGCTTTTCCTGAGAGGATTATTAATATCCATCCTAGTTTGTTACCTAGTTTCAAGGGAATCCATGCAGTAGAACAAGCTTTAGCCGCTGGAGTAAAAATCACTGGTTGTACAGCACATCTAGCTTGTTTAGAAATGGACAGTGGCCCAATATTGATGCAAGCCGCAGTGCCAGTATTGCCGGATGATACAGCAGAAACACTCCATGCTAGAATTCAAATTCAGGAACATCGAATTTTACCATTAGCGATCGCTCTGGCAGCTTCTTCCTCATCACTTAACTTAAGCTGA
- a CDS encoding acylphosphatase produces the protein MQNFKALPKIIRAHVFISGRVQGVGYRYSTVDTARQLGLTGWVRNLPDNRVEAVFEGAQEVVDNMVRWCFSGPPSAVVKDVVVEYEVPEGLQGFEVKRVE, from the coding sequence ATGCAGAATTTTAAAGCCCTGCCAAAGATTATCCGCGCCCATGTATTCATTTCTGGCCGAGTCCAAGGAGTCGGCTATCGCTATTCCACTGTAGATACTGCTAGGCAGTTGGGATTAACTGGTTGGGTACGAAATCTCCCTGATAATCGAGTAGAAGCAGTCTTTGAAGGGGCGCAAGAGGTTGTAGATAACATGGTGCGCTGGTGTTTTTCTGGGCCGCCCTCTGCTGTGGTTAAAGATGTTGTGGTTGAGTATGAAGTACCCGAAGGGTTGCAGGGATTTGAAGTTAAGCGGGTTGAGTAG
- a CDS encoding SDR family NAD(P)-dependent oxidoreductase: protein MTGKLQGQVAIITGASAGIGEATAIALASVGATVVLAARRGDRIQALTERIEASGGKALPIVTDVTDEDQVNNLVAKANAELGRVDILVNNAGIALLGTIEAGNSSDWRRSFDLNVLGLLYAIHAVLPLFKAQKSGHIVNISSVAGRTARAGIGVYNATKWGVNALSEALRQEVHKDNIRVTIIEPGLVDTEIDNQITDPIAKQRIEERRRAITPLHSEDIAAAIVYAVTQPSRVNVNEILIRPTGQEH from the coding sequence ATGACAGGGAAATTACAAGGACAAGTAGCAATTATCACTGGAGCTTCAGCAGGAATTGGTGAAGCAACTGCGATCGCATTGGCTTCAGTTGGAGCGACAGTAGTATTGGCTGCTAGGCGTGGCGATCGCATTCAGGCATTGACAGAACGTATAGAAGCTAGTGGTGGCAAGGCATTGCCCATTGTCACCGATGTGACTGATGAAGACCAGGTAAATAACTTGGTGGCAAAGGCTAATGCAGAATTGGGAAGGGTCGATATCCTGGTGAATAATGCCGGAATTGCCTTACTCGGAACTATTGAAGCTGGAAATAGCTCCGACTGGCGGCGATCGTTTGATCTTAATGTACTAGGTCTGCTATATGCTATTCATGCTGTTTTGCCTCTGTTTAAGGCGCAAAAATCGGGGCATATAGTCAATATCTCTTCAGTGGCTGGACGGACAGCGCGGGCGGGTATTGGTGTTTATAATGCCACTAAATGGGGTGTCAATGCCCTCTCAGAAGCATTGCGCCAAGAAGTCCACAAAGACAATATCCGCGTCACCATTATCGAACCAGGTTTAGTGGATACAGAAATTGACAACCAAATTACTGATCCCATCGCTAAACAACGCATCGAGGAACGGCGCAGAGCAATTACACCTCTGCATAGCGAAGACATTGCTGCTGCGATCGTTTACGCTGTTACCCAGCCGTCGCGCGTCAATGTCAACGAAATCCTGATCAGACCAACGGGACAAGAACACTAA
- a CDS encoding Npun_R2821/Npun_R2822 family protein codes for MDSFGIYTLANDVVFDQLVALLNSIEVNVSADIPICIIPYDDRLDLVRQEVNARKNVILFDDWQVIQRWEEFAHQVWAAHSKEKETKLSRSGWYKSHLQRKFVAFEGIFDKFVFYDGDSLAMKPVNDVIDKLETSDFIFDDWEHLKHEAVAALNISVIEQTGLYTEADIRSKLHCSSFFGSKRGLFTIKEIEIMKEQLIKQKEVEWINGYGWWDDSFLFNYMTLRCDRPLFNFTLSPNGEDRTGNCANADPFVNINNVLYNQDGLKPIHRIHYMSYSARDFAYLCKGKYVNICYANEFLHYRFLKQPEQRPKELRPLNIVAKTHNLFNKTINKIQRTLR; via the coding sequence ATGGATTCTTTCGGTATTTACACCCTTGCCAATGATGTGGTGTTTGACCAGTTAGTAGCTTTGCTAAACAGCATTGAGGTGAATGTTAGCGCAGATATTCCCATTTGTATTATTCCATACGATGATCGATTAGACCTAGTTAGGCAAGAAGTTAATGCTCGCAAGAATGTAATTCTGTTTGATGATTGGCAGGTAATTCAACGTTGGGAAGAATTTGCTCATCAGGTTTGGGCTGCTCATTCTAAGGAAAAAGAGACAAAACTATCACGTTCTGGTTGGTACAAAAGTCATTTACAAAGAAAGTTTGTTGCCTTTGAGGGTATTTTTGATAAATTTGTATTTTATGATGGTGATAGCTTGGCGATGAAGCCAGTCAATGATGTAATTGACAAGTTAGAAACATCCGATTTTATTTTTGATGATTGGGAACACCTTAAGCATGAAGCTGTTGCAGCATTGAATATTTCAGTGATAGAACAAACTGGACTATATACAGAAGCTGATATACGTTCTAAGCTGCATTGCTCTAGCTTTTTTGGTTCTAAGCGAGGATTATTTACTATTAAAGAAATTGAAATAATGAAGGAGCAATTAATTAAGCAGAAAGAAGTTGAATGGATTAATGGATATGGATGGTGGGATGATTCTTTTTTGTTTAACTATATGACCTTACGCTGCGATCGCCCACTTTTTAACTTTACACTTAGTCCTAATGGCGAAGATAGAACAGGTAACTGTGCCAATGCAGATCCCTTCGTCAATATTAATAATGTTCTTTACAATCAAGATGGCTTAAAACCAATTCATCGCATCCATTATATGAGCTATTCTGCTCGTGACTTTGCCTACTTATGCAAAGGTAAATATGTTAATATCTGTTATGCGAATGAGTTTTTACACTATCGCTTTCTCAAACAGCCAGAACAAAGACCAAAAGAGCTAAGACCACTGAATATAGTTGCCAAAACTCATAATCTTTTCAATAAAACAATAAATAAAATTCAAAGAACTCTCCGCTAA
- a CDS encoding glycosyltransferase family 2 protein: protein MPKITVCVPTFNRVHLLPYAIDSVLNQSEQDFELIVCDDGSSDRTAELMSQYTDERIKYIRHVENIGKSNNMRSGFDAASGEYFIKFDDDDRLTPDFLANTAAILAQDSSIDFVGTDHWIIDINNIRDEAKTQENTHRWGRKNLPAGVVDNLLEVVFVQQSFQVGATLFRRQTLQELGFMQPNLQNCEDNDLFVRLALAGKKGYYLPQLLMEYRTHTEQQGISRAIPYLFDKMRYLESYKFDSEKLETIRKNRLTETQLLLGLRLIEKGETQKGRELVLAGQSYSTTKAWTGLGLSLLPVGLRGKVFNALRQVRG from the coding sequence ATGCCTAAGATTACTGTCTGCGTTCCTACTTTTAATCGTGTCCATCTTCTTCCTTATGCCATTGACAGTGTACTGAATCAGTCTGAGCAAGACTTTGAGCTAATTGTTTGTGATGACGGCTCTAGCGATCGCACGGCTGAATTAATGTCACAGTATACAGATGAACGGATTAAATATATTCGTCATGTAGAAAATATTGGTAAAAGTAATAATATGCGCTCTGGCTTTGATGCTGCCAGTGGTGAATATTTTATTAAATTTGATGACGACGATCGGCTAACACCCGATTTTCTTGCTAATACCGCAGCGATTCTTGCTCAAGACTCTAGCATTGATTTTGTTGGTACAGACCATTGGATAATTGATATTAATAATATCAGGGATGAGGCAAAAACTCAAGAAAATACTCATCGCTGGGGTAGGAAGAATTTACCAGCAGGTGTTGTAGATAATTTATTGGAAGTTGTCTTTGTTCAGCAAAGCTTTCAAGTTGGCGCTACATTATTTCGTCGTCAAACCTTGCAAGAATTAGGATTTATGCAGCCAAACCTGCAAAATTGCGAGGATAATGATTTATTTGTGCGTCTGGCTTTGGCTGGAAAAAAGGGTTATTATTTACCACAATTATTGATGGAATATCGCACTCATACAGAGCAGCAAGGTATCAGTCGAGCGATTCCTTATTTATTTGATAAAATGCGGTATTTAGAAAGTTATAAGTTTGATTCTGAAAAACTAGAGACAATTAGAAAAAACCGTCTCACTGAAACGCAGTTATTATTAGGTTTGCGTTTAATTGAAAAGGGTGAAACGCAAAAAGGTAGAGAGTTAGTTTTGGCGGGACAGTCTTATTCAACTACTAAAGCTTGGACTGGTTTAGGATTATCGTTGTTACCAGTTGGATTGCGAGGTAAGGTGTTTAATGCACTGCGACAAGTGCGGGGTTAG